The Desmodus rotundus isolate HL8 chromosome 3, HLdesRot8A.1, whole genome shotgun sequence genome includes a region encoding these proteins:
- the GJB6 gene encoding gap junction beta-6 protein has protein sequence MDWGTLHTFIGGVNKHSTSIGKVWITVIFIFRVMILVVAAQEVWGDEQEDFVCNTLQPGCKNVCYDHFFPVSHIRLWALQLIFVSTPALLVAMHVAYYRHEAARKFRRGEKRNEFKDLEDIKKQKVRIEGALWWTYTSSIFFRIIFEASFMYVFYFLYNGYHLPWVLKCGIDPCPNLVDCFISRPTEKTVFTIFMISASVICMLLNVAELCYLLLKVCFRSKRAQTQRNHPNHALKESKQNEMNELISDSGQNITTGFPS, from the coding sequence ATGGATTGGGGTACCCTGCACACTTTCATCGGGGGTGTGAACAAACACTCCACCAGCATTGGGAAGGTGTGGATCACCGTCATCTTCATCTTTCGTGTCATGATCCTCGTGGTGGCCGCTCAGGAAGTGTGGGGAGATGAGCAGGAAGACTTCGTCTGCAACACTCTGCAACCAGGGTGCAAAAATGTGTGCTATGACCActttttcccagtgtcccacatcCGACTGTGGGCCCTGCAACTCATCTTCGtctccacccctgccctgctTGTGGCCATGCACGTTGCCTACTACCGACATGAAGCTGCCCGCAAATTCAGacgaggagaaaagagaaatgaattcaAAGACTTGGAAGACATTAAGAAGCAGAAGGTTCGGATTGAGGGAGCCCTGTGGTGGACGTACACCAGCAGCATCTTTTTCCGAATCATCTTTGAAGCCTCCTTTATGTATGTGTTTTACTTCCTGTACAACGGGTACCACCTGCCCTGGGTATTGAAGTGTGGGATTGACCCTTGCCCCAACCTCGTGGACTGCTTTATCTCTAGACCTACAGAGAAAACCGTGTTCACCATTTTTATGATCTCTGCCTCAGTGATTTGCATGCTACTCAATGTGGCCGAGTTGTGCTACCTGCTGCTGAAAGTGTGTTTCAGATCAAAAAGAGCCCAGACACAAAGAAACCACCCCAATCATGCCCTAAAGGAGAGTaagcaaaatgaaatgaatgagcTGATTTCAGATAGTGGTCAAAATATAACTACTGGTTTTCCAAGTTAG